Proteins from a genomic interval of Amphiura filiformis chromosome 9, Afil_fr2py, whole genome shotgun sequence:
- the LOC140161145 gene encoding monocarboxylate transporter 13-like, producing MSDTFWGWMTVLGRFISSFVYMGTSKAFGVLIPHLVDQLDSTEGTIGLCGSLFAGLPHVAGPVTTALVNRYGVRNVIMFGGTITFIGLLSAALSTNEVHLGISLALAGYANGFCIIACIMPLTWYFPDNFPLVNSISASGGALGMMLLPPITEKFIKLYGWRGTIALLAALSSHSVMSGAIVKEPKHAKYDSITAIDEESSSLIPRNTRPFTDKLKECLRFIDASIFQIYPLFIDFQLLFLIFGTALAAWVLFLIPNSMAKGVPSNVAAFLSTIGGVGHVIGRLAQGPLINMGLIADTQLFGVLSLLGAICFLADLWLFKYIPLAVSAFIVGFATGAQYTLSLSMTKRLVTRKDLLLPAMGWTHLFIGIGKIIGGPLVGYLMDATGEYTASFFTLGGLEIVSIILVLQLEIKTRFVK from the exons ATGTCG GACACGTTTTGGGGATGGATGACTGTACTAGGACGCTTCATAAGTAGTTTTGTTTACATGGGAACTAGTAAAGCATTTGGTGTACTGATACCTCATTTGGTTGACCAATTGGATTCAACGGAAGGAACCATTGGCTTGTGTGGAAGTCTTTTCGCTGGATTACCTCATGTAGCCG GTCCAGTTACAACCGCATTGGTAAATCGCTATGGAGTACGCAATGTAATCATGTTTGGTGGTACAATAACATTTATAGGACTTTTATCTGCAGCTTTATCTACAAATGAAGTACATCTTGGTATTAGTTTGGCACTTGCTG GCTATGCAAATGGATTCTGCATTATTGCCTGCATCATGCCTTTGACATGGTATTTTCCTGATAACTTTCCGTTGGTAAATAGCATATCTGCAAGTGGTGGAGCACTGGGCATGATGCTTCTGCCTCCTATAACCGAGAAATTCATTAAATTATACGGGTGGAGAGGAACTATAGCGTTGCTAGCAGCGCTCAGTTCACACAGCGTAATGTCTGGTGCAATAGTCAAGGAACCGAAACACGCCAAATATGACTCAATAACAGCCATTGACGAAGAGTCATCATCATTGATACCACGAAATACCCGTCCTTTTACAGACAAACTGAAAGAATGTTTACGTTTCATAGATGCTAGCATTTTTCAAATATATCCTCTATTCATCGATTTCcaacttttgtttcttatttttggaACTGCGTTGGCAGCGTGGGTGCTGTTTCTAATTCCCAATTCAATGGCTAAAGGTGTCCCATCCAATGTTGCTGCTTTTCTTTCTACGATAGGTGGAGTTGGACACGTTATTGGCAGACTGGCACAGGGGCCCTTAATAAACATGGGTCTTATCGCTGATACACAATTGTTCGGTGTCCTGTCACTATTAGGTGCTATTTGTTTCTTAGCAGACCTATGGCTATTTAAATATATCCCGTTAGCAGTTTCGGCGTTCATAGTCGGCTTTGCAACAGGAGCGCAATACACACTTTCATTGTCAATGACAAAGAGACTAGTGACAAGGAAGGACCTTTTATTACCAGCCATGGGATGGACGCATCTATTCATAGGTATCGGGAAAATTATCGGTGGTCCACTTGTAG GGTATCTCATGGACGCAACAGGAGAATACACAGCATCTTTCTTTACTCTTGGAGGTCTGGAAATTGTATCAATAATACTAGTGCTTCAGCTTGAAATAAAGACTCGATTTGTAAAGTGA